Part of the Nostoc sp. ATCC 53789 genome, GAGAACTGGTACACCGCCCGATGTGTTGATTATTGGCTCCTCCCGCGCCCTCAGAGGAGTAGATCCAGCAGAACTTTCTAAAGCTTTAGCGACTCAGGGCTATCCCAATATTGACGTGTTTAACTTTGGGATCAACGGTGCTACTGCACAAGTTGTAGACTTTGTGCTTCGTCACGTACTGGAACCATCAGAACTGCCTAAAATAATTCTCTGGGCGGATGGGGCCCGTGCTTTCAATGGTGGACGCGAGGACATTACCTTTAAATCCATCGCTGCATCAGCTGGTTATAAGCAAGCATTACAAAAGAAACCAAAAATCGCAAATAGCAGCGAATCGCCCGAAAATCAGGAAAGTTCGCCAGAAGAGAAGGTAAAAGAAGAAAAACAGGAGATTAGCACATATCAAGCTGTCAATGATTCGTTAAATCAGGGTCTAGCATCTCTTTCTGCTAGCTATCAAAACCGCGACCAAATTAAAGGCTTATTGCAAAAACAATTGCTTATATTTGGTAGTAATCAGACAGTTGCATCACAAAAACAGCTAACAGATGGAACTTCAGATGAGAGTATTTCTCAGCAAGCAGTTGATTTTGATGGCTTTCTACCTTTGTCTATTCGCTTCAATCCTGCTAGATACTATCAAAAACATTCTAGAGTTCCCGGAAATTACGACAACGACTATAAATTTTTCCAAGTAGAAGGACAGCAAGATGCTGCTCTTCAAGAAGTGCTTCAGTTTACCCAGTCTCAGAAAATTTCCTTAGTGTTTGTCAATATGCCTCTCACGGCAGATTATTTAGATCCAGTGCGTAGACAATATGAGCAACAATTTCAGCAATATATGTTGCGTCTAGCTACTAATCCCAATTTTATATATCGGGATCTGAGCCAAAAGTGGCCCAAAGCACATGACTACTTCTCTGATCCCAGCCACCTCAACCGCTTTGGAGCATACGAAGTCTCCAAAAAGCTGGCTAATGATCCGATGATTCCCTGGCCAGTGAAGTAGGTAAGTGGGGAGCAGAGGAGGCAAGGGGGACAAGGGGACAAAGAGAATAATTAATGCCCAATGCCCCATGCCCAATGACAAATGACAAATAACAAATGACTAAAAAATGAACTTTATATCAATTTTTTATGGTCTTTTCTTGTTGAGTGTTTTAGGAATTTACTGGTCTTTAGCACAACAGAAATTACGATTATGGACGCTGCTAATTGCTAGTTTGGTTTTCTACGCATCTTTGCATATCCAATACATACCATTGCTATTAGCATTGACGTTTATCAATTTCCGTTTGGGGCTAGAGATTGGAAAAAATACATCACCAGGAAAACATTCTCTTGACTGGCAAATTTCTAATGAAGAGTGGCAATTTGCCCAAGGTGACTGGAATCGCCGTCGTCTAAAAGTTTTGTGGCTGGGTATAGCTTTAAATGTTTTACTATTATTAGCTTTTAAGTATCTAACCCCTCTATTTAAGTTTGTTTTCAATATCCAAACAAACTCACCAGATAGCTCTTTTAAATTGATTGCACCTTTGGGAATTTCATTTTTCACCTTTGAGTGTATTGCCTATTTAATAGATGTCTATCGTGGTGCGCCTGCTACCGATCAGTTTCTTAAATTTGCAACCTATAAATTATTCTTCGCCAAACTGATTTCCGGCCCGATTACGCGCTACCACAACTTAGCAAATCAATTCAATACGCTAGACTTTCCCAGTGCCGATAGAGTAGCAGAGGCGCTGTGGTTAATTGCTAGAGGTGCAGTCAAAAAAGGTATTTTTGCAGACCACCTAGGAATTTTTGTCGATTTATGTTTTGGTAACTTACAACGGGCCGGTAGTACCGATCTCTGGTTAGCAACATTCGCCTACGGTTTGCAGTTATATCTAGATTTCAACGGTTACGTAGATATTGCCCGTGGAAGTGCTTTACTTTTCGGCTTGGTTCTACCTGAAAATTTTGACTTTCCCTACTTCAGCACCAGTATTGGAGAATTTTGGCGGCGCTGGCATATCACTCTCGGAGATTGGCTACGTAACTATGTCTACTTTCCTTTGGGTGGTTCGCGTCGCGGTTTAGTCCGCACCTGCTGGAATTTATTTACTGTGATGCTAATCGCTGGCATCTGGCACGGGGCTGCTTTAGGTTATGTAGTTTGGGGCATATTCCACGGGTTAGCCTTGGTGGTTCATCGACTTACAGATGCTATGAGCGATCGCTTTGAAAATCTGGAGCAATTCTGGCAAAATCCTCTAGGTATCTTCGTTGCTTGGTTTTTGACCCAACTGATGGTTTTTACCTCTTGGATTTGGTTCCGTCTACCGAATATCGCAGACTCTTCTTTAGTAATTCGACACCTTTGGCGTTATCCTGCTGATGCCCAGTTTGCTCAAAAGGTCTATGTAGATGCTTTAAATATTAGCCAATACCAACTCACTTGGGTGCTGCTAACTTTGGCTGCTCTGATGGCTTTAGTCTATGCCTTTAACCGAATGCTGAAGTTAGAGTTTAACTGGCCCATTAAGCTTGTCTTTGTCCCTCTATGTTTCTACGCTGTTTGGTTATTAGCTCCTGAAGGCAGTTTGCCCTATATCTACTTTGATTTTTAAGTTTCTAGAAACAATGAACTGCAACATAAGACAATTTACAACTTATTATTTCGTTACAATTTATCCTGGCTATTTGTAACGGAATGTAAAGAGAATAAACTAGGCGATCGGTTTAATTTTGCAATAGCTTAGAAAGCTTTAATCGCTTACTTTTATCACTATTATTTATAGTAGAAAAACTTTACATTTCGACGATCTTGTTAAAGAATTCTATTACAGAATATTAAGCCAAAGATCGCGTCCAAGTAATTTCATGTAGACTGTAATTCAACAGGCAAAACAAAATCTGCTTGTTCCATTTTTAACAAAAAATAGCACTTATAAAACAATGACCACAACCTTACAACGGCGCTCTGGCGCTAACGTTTGGGATCGCTTTTGCGAGTGGATTACCAGCACTGACAACCGTATATATGTTGGTTGGTTTGGTGTACTGATGATCCCAACCCTACTAGCAGCTACTGCTTGCTTTGTAATTGCATTCATCGCAGCACCTCCAGTAGACATTGATGGTATCCGTGAACCAGTCGCAGGTTCTTTGATCTACGGAAACAACATCATCTCTGGTGCAGTTGTTCCTTCTTCAAACGCTATCGGCTTGCACTTCTACCCAATCTGGGAAGCTGCTTCCTTAGATGAGTGGTTGTACAACGGTGGTCCTTACCAATTGGTAGTTTTCCACTTCTTGATCGGTTGCGCTTGCTACCTGGGTCGTCAGTGGGAACTTTCTTACCGCTTAGGTATGCGTCCTTGGATCTGCGTAGCTTACAGCGCACCTTTGGCTTCTGCTACCGCAGTATTCTTGATCTACCCAATCGGTCAAGGTTCTTTCTCAGATGGTATGCCTTTGGGTATCTCTGGAACCTTCAACTTCATGATTGTGTTCCAAGCAGAACACAACATCTTGATGCACCCCTTCCACATGTTAGGTGTGGCTGGTGTATTCGGCGGTTCCTTGTTCTCTGCAATGCACGGTTCTCTAGTAACTTCTTCCTTGGTGCGTGAAACCACCGAAACCGAGTCTCTTAACTACGGTTACAAATTCGGTCAAGAAGAAGAAACCTACAACATCGTTGCAGCCCACGGTTACTTCGGTCGTTTGATCTTTCAATACGCTTCCTTCAACAACAGCCGTTCACTGCACTTCTTCTTAGCAGCTTGGCCCGTCGTCGGTATCTGGTTCACCGCTTTAGGTATCAGCACGATGGCGTTCAACCTGAACGGTTTCAACTTCAACCAATCAATCATTGACTCTCAAGGTCGCGTTATCAGCACCTGGGCAGACGTAATCAACCGCGCTAACTTGGGTATGGAAGTAATGCACGAGCGTAACGCTCACAACTTCCCCCTAGACTTAGCTGCTGGTGAAATTACTCCTGTAGCAATGACTGCTCCTGCTATCAACGGTTAATTCTGAAGATTAGCTAAATAAAAAGCGCCCCCCATCACTGGAGGGCGCTTTTTTGTTGGAGCCATATTTAATTGGTTTAATCAAAGCAGATGGGTAGCAAATTTTTCAGCCAAACATCATCAGTAGCGCGATAATAGATATAGAGATCAAAATACTTTATATGTCCTTTTCCCCCTCCGCCTGTTGTGTTGTCGTCCTCAACCAACAACAGGAGCAAAATATCTCCCACCAGAACCAGTGTCAGGATGTACCAGTTAACCACAGCAAAAGTATGGTTAAAAATTGCACTGTAGTTGAAAATGGTCGGGTCGTCGTTAAAGCCTTACAATCCTCAGAGAATCAGACTTCCGAGTAAGTTTCAGGCATTTAAAGCATTTCATCTAAAGATGAAACATCGTGAAAGCGGTTGTAATCAATGTAGCGATGTCCATCAGGTGCGTGGTAGAAGATATCGGCAAATTGATTATTCCACAAAATTTCATTAGCAGCATAAGTATGACGGGCATGGACTACCTGTGCAACTGTTTCATCAATGCCACTCAAAGAGACAATCAAAATAGTATTTGTTTGGATTAAGGATTCTGGTGTCATGCCATATAGAGGACTAAACTCATCAATGACATGCATCACTGACCAGCTTAAGGTGAAACTAGGTGTTTGGTTCCTTAACAGTTTGAGATCGTAGAACCGACGCATAAATTGCCCTTCTAGAGTTATTTCGTCGCGCATTAAGTAGACTCGCATCTGCGCCTCTAGAATCATATTGCGACGTTGATTAGCGGTGCGAAATATGAGAGTTGGCATTGCATTATGAGGTGTAATTACAGCAACACGACTAAAAAGCACCCTAGCTGTAGGTCGGGAAAATCGAGCAAAGGCTAGCCCCGTCATTACAGCAATTCCCACCAAACCAATCATTGCTTCAATGGTGACAATAATGTTGGCGTAAGTTGTTTTGGGATACATCGCCCCATAGCCGATAGATGCCAGGGTTTGCACGCTAAAGAAAAAGACATCTAAAAAAGAGCCTGGTCGGGCGTTGGCAATACAATCTCCTCCTATCAAGTAAGCTAGGGCAAATAGAGTATTGATAGTTATATAGAAAGTACAAATCAGCAGTAGAAAGCCAGCCCAGGGAATCGTTAACAGCAAATGGTAGGGATCGCGCCAGTAAGAATGCCATACACCCATACCCATAATCTCAAATTTTCCGTCTCGAACTTGAATCTGAATAGGTAAAATCAGACGCTGTTGTTTCTTCCGTGAAAGTCTCTTCAGTCGAAATTTCATTGCAAGTAGCCAATAGAACGGCAACTGCTTAGTATTTTGACATTCTCTGAGGTGAAGTGATTAAATCAGCAAAAAAATAGGATGAGCAATGCCCATCCTACTAATTTATCTGCTAGAAACTTATTTTTACAGCTTGGGTGATTGATCTTTCGAACAGCGATCAAACCACTCCTGGTATTTATTCTTGTGTGACTCATCTTCAACAGCAATGGTAACACGCACTCGATTGCAGCCGTGATTTTGTTCTAGTGCGATCGCATTCAACAATAAACTAGCAGTTTTCGGCGAGTTAAATTCACCGCTTATTGTTAAACCGCTTTCAAAATATGTACCTTCGAGTCTTTCTACTGTGGTCAAGTCAACATTAGCAATTTCTTCTTGACCTAAATCAATTTCTGCGAGTTGTTTGTGTTCTGGGCTAATTTGTTCCACAATCAGCTTTTCACGCCGGACAGGAACTTGGATCATCTGGGTTTCGATGACTTTGCGAACAATCACCTCACCAACTTTTCGCTTACTGCTTTCGACAACTAGTCGTTCTTCTAGTAGACGAATAATTTGTTCTTCGCTGACCTCCTCTAAATCCACTGGCTCAACTGCGCTATTTTGAGTTTGATTGTTAACCAATTGCTCAGTTGGGTTGTCTAGGCGTAGCCCCTCGTAGACATCGCCGATTTTTTCTGCTTCTGAATATTCAGGCATATATTCGATTTCTGATTTGTTGAAGTCTATGAAAACAGATTTAGTCGGCTTGTCAATTTTTTTTATTCTCTGGCTCTGCAATCGAAAAAAATAAGGATGTTTATCGACTAACTGCTCGCCATATTCTAGAGTTTGTTGATTGACCTGGTTTGATATAACTAGGTTTAACCGCCTATTAGTATCCACAATTAAATCATGAACTACTCCTACTAGCTGACCTTGGTTATCGAACACAGCAAAATTCTTCACCCTCTTTTTCAAATCTGCTATTGAGGTGTTAGTGCCAGAATTACCATTTGCCTGTCCAATGTTTTTTGTCATCGGTTGGCTATTCATAATATGCAAAGTTTATGAACTGCTTTTTACTTAGCTAAATTAAATGTATTGCTCATTTTAAGCTATTGGAAGCACAGGTAAAGCTAATTTAACAGCTTTACCTGTACTGTGTCGAATTAATTATTAGCCATTAGCGATTAACTAATGACTATATTTGGTTAGCGTTCTTCGATGGGAAGATTACCAGAATTCACATCTAGCTCTTCACGACGCACAGTTTCTTGCGTTTCAACTGTGTCTTGATCTACCACCTTTCTAACTCTGACTTCTTCACGCAAAAATGCTTCTTTACGAACATCAGGAGTTTCTTCGTGAATTTCTAGACGAGCAACTTCGCCTTCACGGAAATTTGCTTCGCGTCCAGAAACGGCAGTACCTGCATCTGCTGGAGTTACACGTTCAATCACAACTCGCTCTCTTTCTACTGGCACTGCAACCCGTGCAGTATCAGTTTCAACACGCTTGCCAATGGATACTTCTCCAGTTTTTTGACGATGTTTACTGGCAATCAGCCGTTCTTCATACAATCTCAGAGTTTGATGATCTTGCTCATTTAACCCAAATAAAGAAGGCTCATGTTCGTAATTGTAGCTATCACGATTATAAATTGGCGTAGTCGTCGCTGGTTGATAGGTTGTATCTACAGGTATTGATGCTTCTACAGGTGCTGATGCATCTAAAGTATTGGTGGAATTTGCTGGTTGACGATATACGCCACGCACCCGTTCTTCGTAATCGTAATCAAGCGCTTGACGTTCATTAAACTCAGGTAAATCTTCTGCTTGCTCTCTAGTCAAGCCAATTGTGTAGACACGATCAACGTTATAGTCGATACGGGCACGACCAATTGGTAGTAATACTTTTTTACCAAAAATCCAGAAGCCTAAGTCAACAACTAGATAGCGAAAATGACCTTCTTCGTCAACTAAAACATCGCTGACAGTGCCAATTTTTTCATCAGTTCCTTGTGTATAAACCCCAAGTCCGCTAATATCGTGGCCTTCAAATGCATCACGATAGTTAGGCTCAAAATCTTCTAATTTGTAAAGTACCATTATTATTTAACCTCAATATTTTTCTTTTCAATTCATAGCAATTATGATAAAAATTTCTTTACTTCTTTACATCCTTCTGTCGAATGAATTATTTCAATAGTTAAATAACCAAAAGTTATAGTTATTTTTCTTGATGGCAGATAAAAGCAGTCCTAAATAAATGATAATTTAAAATTTATATCCCCAACTTTTTAAAGAAGTCGGGGATATAAACACCGCGAATTTTCACCAAACAAATTTAAGAAATTAGGAATTTTGGTTGTAATTAAAATACTGTAGAGATGGTAAATTGACCTGGGCTTCTCTACGAGACGTTATCGGAAATGCTTCGCTACGCTAACATCCCCCGTCTCTACAACTTTTAAAAAATCCAATCCCCTTAAATAGCTTCATGTGTAGTACTGCCATGTTCATTCACATGTAAATTACCCGCAGTATCAACATCTAACTCTTCTCGACGAATGGTGTCTTGTGCTTCCACTATATCCCTTTCTACGACTTTCTTGACTCGGACTTCTTCACGCACAAAGGCTTCTTTACGTATATCAGGCGTTTCTTCGTACACTTCTATGCGTGCAACTTCACCTTCTTGAAACTTAAGTTCATTGGTATCTACAACGTTTCCTGCTTCTGTTGGCACAACTCGCTCAATTACAACTCGTTCTTTTTGGATAGGTACTGTAACACTTGCAGTATCTGTTTCAATGTGTTTACCAACCGTTACTTCCCCGGTTTTGATGCGCTGTTTATTTGCAATCAACCGTTCTTCATAGAGTTTGAAAGTTTGATGAGATTGCTCATTCAGTCCGTATAAAGCTGGTTCTGTCTGGTAATTATATGTATTGCGATCGTAAGTTACACCGCTAGTTGGAGAACGAAATCCACTACGTACTTTTTCTTCGTAATCGTGATCAAAGATTGTATCTTCTTTGTACTCAACTAAACCTTCTACTTGTTGTCTGCTTAACCCATCAACATAGACACGTTTGGCAGGATAATCAATCCGGGAAAGACCAATTGGTAATAAGATTTTTTTACCAGAAAAATCTCCGCTTGTGTCAATAACTAAATATCGAAAACGACCATCATCATCAACTAAAACATCAGTTACTGAGCCAACTCTGTCTCCTCCCTCAGTATAAAGAATCAGTGATTTAACGTCGTCTCCACCAAAAGTTTCTCGATAGTTTGGATCAAAATGTTCAAGTTTATGAAGAGGCATACTATGTTGTTTCCAGGTTGTTTATAACATTTAGTGTAAAAAATATTGTGCTGAGTCTCATCCTGCTGGCGACTGAATTCAGTTGAGATATTTTATGAGTGAAACACTCAGTTTTAAGACTCAGCGTAATCAATAGGAGTATAACTAAAGTCATAAGAACTTTTAGCTGATGCTGGTTTGAAAAAGAATTGAGAAGTCAGAATGGGCTACGCCCCACTTTGCTAACAAGAGCCAGAATCAAGACCCTCATAAGAGTTGCTATACATCGTAGAGAAGGCTTTACGCTGTGCTATTATCCGCTTTTTCAGTTAGAATTCAGAATCAATTCTGTTTCGATAAAAAATTTTCCAAGTCACACAACTTGAAAACTAAAGCTAAGACTTGCCCAATTATTCACATCCCAGATATATGAGTCGGTTGCTGTGCTGTTCATCTCAGTTTTGAGGGTGCTGGCGTTATGCAAGTCTTGCAGCAAGGCTTGTGCAACGTCTAAGGGATTCAACAATGGGCCAATCGTCCGTTGTTCGACTGTGGAATACTTAGCAGTACTCAAGGCGGCTAGAGTTTCCCTAAAGGGGACAGGACTAAAAATAAGTTGTTGTTCGCACTCAGAAGCTGGCCCTGAAATCACCCATTGGGAAGCAGCATTAGTTTGGGGTAGGGTGAGGCTTTCACCAGGGGCGATGACGACTTCTTGGACGATAGGCTTGATGTCGGTAGTATTTGGTTCTTGGGGAGTTTCCCAAGAGTAGAAGGCAACTGCTGTATGATTATTGTTTAATCCCAGTAAGATTAAATATACTGGGTGATCGCTCTGGTTTTCCACTCGATATTGCATTCGACTACCGATAGGCACAATGGGAGTGGGGAGAGACGCGATTAATCGCGTCTGTACTGATTTTTTAATCGAAGTTTCACTTTTGAAGGTTCGCACTGTTTCGCGCTGCATGATGACGCGAGGCGATATATTATTAATTATTTCTAAGGTTGCCTTGAGAGCCAAGCGAGAAGAACCTCCATTTTCTGTAAGTCGCCATAACTTGGCTGCTAGCAAGGTTGATAATTTTGGCGCTAACCTTTGCACTGTTAATTTTATTGCTTCTCCTACTTCCCCCGTGGTATTGGGAATTGGCTCGCCCCCAAGAGAAAATAGACCATAACGACTGGGAGTTTCCTGTAGCTTGGCAAATACATAATCAGCTGGTTTTTCACCTAGGACTACGGTAGATATATGGGAAAATCCCGCAAAGGCACTTGTAGCGTCTACCCGCTCAATTCTTTCTAATCCAGTATCAAAAGCTATTGTTAAATTGATATTTCGGGGTAATACCCGGACTGCTTCTTGGACGAGTTGCCCAATTTGTAGGGGATTTGCACCTTCAATTTTGGAAATTTGCGCTTTTGCTGTTAACCCAGTGCGCGATCGCAATACTAATTGCTCTTTTGTCTGTAGTGTAAATCTAGAATTCACTCCGTAGTATAGCAGCACTTGTGGGGGTAATCCTGCTAACCACAGATGTACGGTTTTACCGTCTTCTTCAATATCACTCACCGCACCTTCTGCACCAATGATATTGTCTGGCATTAGAGACGTTATATCTGGATTTTTCTGACTACTCAATAACGTTGGTTGCTGTTTACTACCTGATTTATATAGAGAATTTTCCACGTGGGAAAGGGCGACTTGAATTTTGGTGGCTGGCGTGAATTCCCACAAATACTGCGTCAAGGCGTAGGTGAATAACCCAGCACTAAAACCAGAAAAAAGACCTTCTCTTGCTGGCTGCTTTGGTTCTGAGGTAGCTGCTAAAACAATCGGAGTATTGGATAACTTCTGAGTTTTAAGTTGTTTGAGAAAGTCGAGTTCTTCAGTTGCTAGCTGTCCTACCGACTCCTGAAGGGCGCGAGTTTTTAATCCTATTACTGTGTTAGGAGCATCATAGCTAGTATCCAATACTGCTGTTACTTTGTCTGTGGAGAGCGATCGCAATAATAGCAGTAGAGTTTCTTCTAATATATGATTGACTATTTTTTCATCTTGTAAGTCAAGAGCTACATTAGCTGTCACCAGAGCATTTTGCATTGTATCTGGCGATGTTTCCAATTTGACACGAGTGCCATAACCGCTAAAGTGGAAAAAAGTTATATCACCAGGTTTAGCTTGTTTGCCCAGATGATCCGAAAAAGCCGCCTCAATGAATTCCCTGCTGGCTTGTTCCTCAGTTAAGGTTAGAATATCTGACCCTTGAAAACCAAAGCGGTTAATCAAAAGTTCTCTTTGCAGTTCTACATCTGTCAGACAACCACTGAGGTTTGAGATTTTGGAGTATTGGTTAATACCTATTAACAATGCCAACTTGCGCGAGTTGGGTTGTGCCAAAGCCTGATAATAGCGATTTCCTAAAGTCAACCACTCAGCTTCCGTTACCCCCAATACCGCGAGTATTGAGCCAATTTTATGTAAAAACGTGCGGCGTTTCATAATTAGCTATCAGCCCTAAGCCCATTAGCTAGCAGCTTACAGGGCTGAACTCTGTATTGTAAAGTTACAAAAGTTTGGGGAGATGAGGGAGCAGGGGAAGCAGGGGAAGAATAACTATTAATTATTTACCAATGCCCAATTCCCAATTCCCAATTCCCTAAACAGGTACTTCTATCCGCATTGCCCGCGCCAACTCAGCCGCCACCTCTGGACGAGAAAATTCTGGTGGAGGTAATTCACCACGCCGCAGCATTTCTCGGACTTTTGTCCCTGATAGGTGAATACGTTCTTCTGGCTTGCTGGGACTGGTTTTAGATGTTGCCATCTGCTTAGTGCGCGTACAGTAGAAAGCGTGTTCAAATTTCATCGGCACAATGCCCAATTCGCCTGGGGCAAATTCATCAAAGATATACTGTGCATCGTAAGTACCGTAATAGTCACCAACACCAGCATGATCCCGTCCGACGATAAAGTGAGTACAGCCGTAGTTTTTGCGGACTAAAGCATGGAATATTGCTTCACGAGGCCCGGCATAACGCATTGCGGCTGGATTAATTGCCAAAGTTACCCGGTCTAAGGGGTAGTAATGTTCCAGCAAAATTTCATAGCAGCGCATCCGCACATCGGCGGCAATATCGTCTTCTTTTGTCGCCCCGACTAATGGGTGCAAAAATAGACCGTCAACAATTTCTAAAGCGCACTTTTGAATATATTCGTGGGCGCGGTGGATGGGGTTGCGAGTTTGGAAACCAACGATTGTTTTCCAACCCTTATCTTTAAATAGTTGTCGTGAGGCAGCTG contains:
- a CDS encoding MBOAT family protein, which codes for MNFISIFYGLFLLSVLGIYWSLAQQKLRLWTLLIASLVFYASLHIQYIPLLLALTFINFRLGLEIGKNTSPGKHSLDWQISNEEWQFAQGDWNRRRLKVLWLGIALNVLLLLAFKYLTPLFKFVFNIQTNSPDSSFKLIAPLGISFFTFECIAYLIDVYRGAPATDQFLKFATYKLFFAKLISGPITRYHNLANQFNTLDFPSADRVAEALWLIARGAVKKGIFADHLGIFVDLCFGNLQRAGSTDLWLATFAYGLQLYLDFNGYVDIARGSALLFGLVLPENFDFPYFSTSIGEFWRRWHITLGDWLRNYVYFPLGGSRRGLVRTCWNLFTVMLIAGIWHGAALGYVVWGIFHGLALVVHRLTDAMSDRFENLEQFWQNPLGIFVAWFLTQLMVFTSWIWFRLPNIADSSLVIRHLWRYPADAQFAQKVYVDALNISQYQLTWVLLTLAALMALVYAFNRMLKLEFNWPIKLVFVPLCFYAVWLLAPEGSLPYIYFDF
- the psbA gene encoding photosystem II q(b) protein, which produces MTTTLQRRSGANVWDRFCEWITSTDNRIYVGWFGVLMIPTLLAATACFVIAFIAAPPVDIDGIREPVAGSLIYGNNIISGAVVPSSNAIGLHFYPIWEAASLDEWLYNGGPYQLVVFHFLIGCACYLGRQWELSYRLGMRPWICVAYSAPLASATAVFLIYPIGQGSFSDGMPLGISGTFNFMIVFQAEHNILMHPFHMLGVAGVFGGSLFSAMHGSLVTSSLVRETTETESLNYGYKFGQEEETYNIVAAHGYFGRLIFQYASFNNSRSLHFFLAAWPVVGIWFTALGISTMAFNLNGFNFNQSIIDSQGRVISTWADVINRANLGMEVMHERNAHNFPLDLAAGEITPVAMTAPAING
- a CDS encoding ion channel, whose translation is MKFRLKRLSRKKQQRLILPIQIQVRDGKFEIMGMGVWHSYWRDPYHLLLTIPWAGFLLLICTFYITINTLFALAYLIGGDCIANARPGSFLDVFFFSVQTLASIGYGAMYPKTTYANIIVTIEAMIGLVGIAVMTGLAFARFSRPTARVLFSRVAVITPHNAMPTLIFRTANQRRNMILEAQMRVYLMRDEITLEGQFMRRFYDLKLLRNQTPSFTLSWSVMHVIDEFSPLYGMTPESLIQTNTILIVSLSGIDETVAQVVHARHTYAANEILWNNQFADIFYHAPDGHRYIDYNRFHDVSSLDEML
- a CDS encoding DUF2382 domain-containing protein produces the protein MTKNIGQANGNSGTNTSIADLKKRVKNFAVFDNQGQLVGVVHDLIVDTNRRLNLVISNQVNQQTLEYGEQLVDKHPYFFRLQSQRIKKIDKPTKSVFIDFNKSEIEYMPEYSEAEKIGDVYEGLRLDNPTEQLVNNQTQNSAVEPVDLEEVSEEQIIRLLEERLVVESSKRKVGEVIVRKVIETQMIQVPVRREKLIVEQISPEHKQLAEIDLGQEEIANVDLTTVERLEGTYFESGLTISGEFNSPKTASLLLNAIALEQNHGCNRVRVTIAVEDESHKNKYQEWFDRCSKDQSPKL
- a CDS encoding DUF2382 domain-containing protein; its protein translation is MVLYKLEDFEPNYRDAFEGHDISGLGVYTQGTDEKIGTVSDVLVDEEGHFRYLVVDLGFWIFGKKVLLPIGRARIDYNVDRVYTIGLTREQAEDLPEFNERQALDYDYEERVRGVYRQPANSTNTLDASAPVEASIPVDTTYQPATTTPIYNRDSYNYEHEPSLFGLNEQDHQTLRLYEERLIASKHRQKTGEVSIGKRVETDTARVAVPVERERVVIERVTPADAGTAVSGREANFREGEVARLEIHEETPDVRKEAFLREEVRVRKVVDQDTVETQETVRREELDVNSGNLPIEER
- a CDS encoding DUF2382 domain-containing protein translates to MPLHKLEHFDPNYRETFGGDDVKSLILYTEGGDRVGSVTDVLVDDDGRFRYLVIDTSGDFSGKKILLPIGLSRIDYPAKRVYVDGLSRQQVEGLVEYKEDTIFDHDYEEKVRSGFRSPTSGVTYDRNTYNYQTEPALYGLNEQSHQTFKLYEERLIANKQRIKTGEVTVGKHIETDTASVTVPIQKERVVIERVVPTEAGNVVDTNELKFQEGEVARIEVYEETPDIRKEAFVREEVRVKKVVERDIVEAQDTIRREELDVDTAGNLHVNEHGSTTHEAI
- a CDS encoding caspase family protein — encoded protein: MKRRTFLHKIGSILAVLGVTEAEWLTLGNRYYQALAQPNSRKLALLIGINQYSKISNLSGCLTDVELQRELLINRFGFQGSDILTLTEEQASREFIEAAFSDHLGKQAKPGDITFFHFSGYGTRVKLETSPDTMQNALVTANVALDLQDEKIVNHILEETLLLLLRSLSTDKVTAVLDTSYDAPNTVIGLKTRALQESVGQLATEELDFLKQLKTQKLSNTPIVLAATSEPKQPAREGLFSGFSAGLFTYALTQYLWEFTPATKIQVALSHVENSLYKSGSKQQPTLLSSQKNPDITSLMPDNIIGAEGAVSDIEEDGKTVHLWLAGLPPQVLLYYGVNSRFTLQTKEQLVLRSRTGLTAKAQISKIEGANPLQIGQLVQEAVRVLPRNINLTIAFDTGLERIERVDATSAFAGFSHISTVVLGEKPADYVFAKLQETPSRYGLFSLGGEPIPNTTGEVGEAIKLTVQRLAPKLSTLLAAKLWRLTENGGSSRLALKATLEIINNISPRVIMQRETVRTFKSETSIKKSVQTRLIASLPTPIVPIGSRMQYRVENQSDHPVYLILLGLNNNHTAVAFYSWETPQEPNTTDIKPIVQEVVIAPGESLTLPQTNAASQWVISGPASECEQQLIFSPVPFRETLAALSTAKYSTVEQRTIGPLLNPLDVAQALLQDLHNASTLKTEMNSTATDSYIWDVNNWASLSFSFQVV
- the sat gene encoding sulfate adenylyltransferase, whose amino-acid sequence is MSHNPDAIAPHGGQLVNRIATPEQRAEFLSKADFLPRVQLDDRAVSDVEMIAIGAFSPLTGFMNQEDYDRTVTEMRLANGLVWSIPITLSVSEEVASPLQEGGLIRLDNSRGEFIAVLQLTQKYNYDKTREAINVYRTDDVKHPGVQVLYNQGTVHLAGDIWLLQREPHPQFPTYQIDPAASRQLFKDKGWKTIVGFQTRNPIHRAHEYIQKCALEIVDGLFLHPLVGATKEDDIAADVRMRCYEILLEHYYPLDRVTLAINPAAMRYAGPREAIFHALVRKNYGCTHFIVGRDHAGVGDYYGTYDAQYIFDEFAPGELGIVPMKFEHAFYCTRTKQMATSKTSPSKPEERIHLSGTKVREMLRRGELPPPEFSRPEVAAELARAMRIEVPV